The following proteins are encoded in a genomic region of uncultured Fretibacterium sp.:
- a CDS encoding nitrilase-related carbon-nitrogen hydrolase: LEGAQVLFTPANFTLPTGKDHWEPLLRARAIENGCYVVAAAQIGRKPRFVAYGGSMVIDPWGTVIARARETPGVTLAEIDLDFQEEVRARIPSLRNRRSDVYELRRLQAAPRRCPSSTRGPGAAPS, from the coding sequence CCCTGGAGGGCGCGCAGGTGCTCTTCACCCCGGCGAACTTCACGCTCCCCACGGGGAAGGACCATTGGGAGCCGCTGCTGCGGGCTCGAGCGATCGAGAACGGCTGTTACGTCGTCGCGGCGGCTCAGATCGGGCGGAAGCCGCGCTTCGTCGCCTACGGTGGCAGCATGGTGATCGATCCCTGGGGGACGGTGATCGCGCGGGCTCGTGAGACGCCGGGCGTGACCCTTGCGGAGATCGACCTCGACTTTCAGGAGGAGGTCCGGGCCAGGATTCCCTCGCTCCGAAACCGGCGTTCCGACGTTTATGAGCTTCGGAGGCTCCAGGCAGCGCCCCGGCGTTGTCCTTCGTCTACTCGAGGACCAGGAGCAGCGCCATCTTGA